The segment GTCCGTCGATATCGTCGAGGCTCTGGTGGCAGGTGATCGTGAAGCGAGCACCCGCGTGGTGCGCGGCCACCGCTGGGAAGCTCGACGGATTGAGAAGGAAACCACGATCCAGAAGGGCTCGAAGTAGCGTCGTGACGCCATCGCGGCTGCCGAGTCCCAGAAAGCGGATGGGCACATCGGCCCGGTTGGCGAGGGGCAGTTCGAGTTCTCTCGCCCTCCGATTCGCGAATCGGATCCGCTCCCGGAGCCTGGCTTGGAGCTTTGGTAGCTGATCCGAGAGATGGAGCCTCGCTGACGCGAGGGCTGCCCCCAACACCGGTGGCTGAAGAGGGCCTGTGAAGATCATCGGTCCACCACAACGTCGCACTCTTTGGCAGCTTTCCGTATCCGGGAAGACGACGGCACCGCCTCCCGCGCCAAAGGACTTGTTGAGAGAAATCGCAACGAAGACCCGATCTCGGGATCCCAGGGTTTCGAGCGCGTAGCCACGACCATGCTTTCCTGTCCAGCTCATGCCGTGGGCATCATCGATGAACAAGTTCAACTGCTCGTAGCGATCGAGGAGGATCGAAAGCGCTTTGGTAGGCGCGAGATTCCCGAACATGCTGTAGACACCGTCGGCGAGGTACCAGATCCGCCGGTGCCTGCCGCGCAACTCTCGAATCTTCTCTTCGAGCTTCTCGAGGTTGCCGTGGCGGACCATGCTCACCGGGATGCCGAGCGCCTGCAACTGGGGCATCACCAGTTGCACCGTGTGGTGAACCTGGTGGTCGAGTAGGACGGCGTCTTCTTCCTGGATGATCACCGGCAGTGTCGAGATCGTTGCCAGGGTCGTATTCGGAGCCACCATGACGTGGCCTCCGGTGAGCTCGCCTAGCATCTCTTCGAGAGCTCCGTAGAGAGGAGCGGAGATGTAGGTCCGGGAGGAAGAGAACTGGGTGCCGAAGCGCTCGACCGCCCGAATCGCGCCTTCCCTGAGCGCGGGATGAAGCTCCAGGCCGAGGTAGCTGCACGAAGAGAACTGGAGCCGCGGCCGACCCTCGAGGTGGATGCTGCGCCCATCGAGCGGCACATCATCCGCTTCGAGAAGAGTCAGGCCAAGCCGTGCGCCATGGGAAACATTGTCATCGATCAGGTCGAGAAGTTGCTGGAAACCGCCCAAATTGGACTCCGCATGTTGGAGTCCCCCATCCATGGCCCTCGGAACTTCGTTTCAAGCACAGACCGCATCGGAAAAATGACTTAGAAACTGTAGTGGAAATCACACAGTTTTCTGGTCGGAAGTAGATGATAATGCCCAGCCGACGCTTTCCAGGAGTTCATTCACGGTGAACGGTTTTCGCAGCCGAGCCTCATCCGCCGGCAGGGGCGATGTGTTTTCGGCACCAAACCTGGAGTAGCCGCTCATGGTCAGTACGGCGCGGAGCTCCGGGCGCAGTCGGCGGGTGCGGCGTGCCAGCTCGCCTCCGTCCATCTCGGGCATCACCATATCGGTGAGGAGCAGATCGATGGGCTGCTCACGAGTCTCGCAGATCGCCAGGGCGTCGGGTCCGTTGGCGGCTTCGACCACGTCGTAGCCATGGGCTTCCAGGATTCGGCGTGCCATTCGTCGAACGGCTTCGTCGTCCTCGACCAGAAGGATGTTGCCGCCCGGTGCCGGAGCATTTGCTCCCGGCCTGGGCTCGGCGATTTGCGGAGGCAGCGAGTTCGCGCGCGGTAGCCGCACGCTTACGGTCGTGCCCTCGCCAGGCGCGCTCTCCAGCTCGATCTGGCCGCCTGATTGCGTGACGGTGCCGAACGCCGAAGACAGCCCGATTCCGGTTCCCTCCGCCGATGGCTTGGTCGTAAAGAACGGTTCGAAGATGCGCTCCTGGATGTTGGGATCGATACCGCAACCGTCATCCCGAACGACCAGCAGCGCGGCACCGTACGGAAAGCCAGGGCTTTCCGGAAGTTGGCGTATCTCGAGACTGACGTGGCCGGTCGCTTCGATCGCATCCCGGGCGTTGGCGACCAGATTGACGACGACCTGTTCCAGCTGGCCCGGGTCGACCAATACGGGGATTGGCTCTTTGCTGCAAACGATCTGCAGGTCGATCTGCTCTCCGATCAGCCGATCGAGCATGGGGACCAGGCGCTCTACAGCCTCGCGGAGATCGATCACCGTGGGCACGAGTACCTGTCGACGTGCGAAGGCCAACACCTGGCTCAGCAAGGCCGTGGCACGTTCGCAGCTGGTAGAGATCTCCTCGAGATCCCGTCGAGCCGGATGCTCCTGCTCCAAGGTATCGCCAGCAAGCGCCGTGAACCCGATGACGGCAGTGATCATGTTGTTCATATCGTGGGCAAGCCCACCAGCCAATCGGCCGAGTGCATCCAGATGCTGGGATCTTTCGAGTTGGTCCTCGGTTCGCCTGCGCTCTGCGATCTCTTCCTGAAGGCGTGTGGTCTGCCGAGAGAGCAGGGCAAACGTGTGGGCGTTGGCCAAAGCGATCGAGAGCCAGGGCAAGAGCGATGCCACCATGGTTTCATCCTCCTGATCGCGTTCCGCGTTCGCGTACCAGAGCTCGAGCTTTCCGATCTCGGCGTCGCCTTGCCTTAGAGGAAGCGTTCGGAGCGTTTGCCCTTGCATCTGCCCTGCAGCACCCACGAGTTCGTCCTCTTGATGCAGCGCTGTCAGGCGGATGCCGAGAAGGCCCAGCTGCGGGCTCAGCAACTGGAGGATGCGCTCTGCCAGCTGGCCGAGATCAGTCGTCCGGTTGAGCTCCTGGGCCATCCATTCGAGGGTGTCGAGACGTCGGGATTTCTGGGCAAGCTCATCGGTGGCGAACCGGGTCCGTCGTAGACTTTCTCGAAGTTGCTCCTGCTGGAAGCCGAGTTCGGCCAGGCCTTCCGGCAGCCCGCCTTTCGACTCGCGCACGGGCCAGAATCGGCGGCGGCTCGGAGGCAGGGAGATGATGTACTCCGCATCGCGTCCGTCGTCTTCCGATTCCACCACCGCTTCGGGCAAGCCGAGCAGCGGAGGCCCGGCTCGCATGATGCCCCGGTTCGCCCAGAGGAACTCCGGTGATGAGCGATGGGGTGGCAGGATCTTGATGACCTCGCGGATGCGTCCGTCGGGGAGTTCTTCGCAATGTGCACGGGTGGCGCGAAACATCCACGGACCGAGCCAGCGTGCACCGATCAGGACAAGTGGTTTTGCACCGCCCATGAAAGGCAGAAGCCCGCGAATGAAGCCAGGCAGGCTGCGCGTGGTGTGGCGGAACGCCAGGTCTTCCAGCGCTTCCTTGCCGCCGAGAAGCTTCGCGGTCCTCTCGAGAAGGACGGTGAAGG is part of the bacterium genome and harbors:
- a CDS encoding response regulator produces the protein MSVVACNVCEPLVAELRTRGFEPELLVEGLSVDVATLEDRRNTIPWDTFTVLLERTAKLLGGKEALEDLAFRHTTRSLPGFIRGLLPFMGGAKPLVLIGARWLGPWMFRATRAHCEELPDGRIREVIKILPPHRSSPEFLWANRGIMRAGPPLLGLPEAVVESEDDGRDAEYIISLPPSRRRFWPVRESKGGLPEGLAELGFQQEQLRESLRRTRFATDELAQKSRRLDTLEWMAQELNRTTDLGQLAERILQLLSPQLGLLGIRLTALHQEDELVGAAGQMQGQTLRTLPLRQGDAEIGKLELWYANAERDQEDETMVASLLPWLSIALANAHTFALLSRQTTRLQEEIAERRRTEDQLERSQHLDALGRLAGGLAHDMNNMITAVIGFTALAGDTLEQEHPARRDLEEISTSCERATALLSQVLAFARRQVLVPTVIDLREAVERLVPMLDRLIGEQIDLQIVCSKEPIPVLVDPGQLEQVVVNLVANARDAIEATGHVSLEIRQLPESPGFPYGAALLVVRDDGCGIDPNIQERIFEPFFTTKPSAEGTGIGLSSAFGTVTQSGGQIELESAPGEGTTVSVRLPRANSLPPQIAEPRPGANAPAPGGNILLVEDDEAVRRMARRILEAHGYDVVEAANGPDALAICETREQPIDLLLTDMVMPEMDGGELARRTRRLRPELRAVLTMSGYSRFGAENTSPLPADEARLRKPFTVNELLESVGWALSSTSDQKTV